Proteins from a single region of Chanodichthys erythropterus isolate Z2021 chromosome 13, ASM2448905v1, whole genome shotgun sequence:
- the slc25a35 gene encoding solute carrier family 25 member 35 — MDFVLSGVAACGACFFTNPLEVVKTRMQLQGELKSRGTYQVYYRNVFHAFYTIGKIDGLAGLQKGLVPGLVYQFFMNGVRLGSYAIIESLGYIHTDGRVSAAKSTVSGAIAGVVGAVMGSPIYLVKTHLQSQSTSSIAVGHQYKHRGMMHALLAIHKQHGILGLWRGASAAVPRVSVGSAAQLSTFSASKELVTDLQMFSEGSWLIALSAGMISSVVVVLAMTPFDVVSTRLYNQPVNHLGKGVLYKGFVDCFSKTLKKEGMTGLYKGLGASYFRLGPHTILSLLFWNELRTLYHSNS; from the exons ATGGATTTCGTTCTCAGCGGCGTCGCTGCGTGTGGCGCTTGCTTTTTTACGAACCCTCTGGAGGTTGTCAAAACTCGAATGCAATTGCAAGGAGAGCTAAAAAGCCGAGGAACCTACCAGGTGTATTATAGGAATGTATTTCACGCCTTTTACACGATAGGCAAAATAGACGGACTGGCTGGTCTTCAGAAAGGTTTGGTCCCCGGCTTGGTTTATCAGTTTTTTATGAATGGGGTCCGTTTGGGGTCCTACGCCATCATCGAGTCCTTGGGCTACATTCATACGGACGGAAGGGTCAGTGCTGCAAAGAGCACAGTGTCCGGGGCCATTGCCGGTGTGGTGGGCGCTGTAATGGGCAGTCCTATTTACCTG GTAAAGACACATCTTCAGAGTCAGTCCACTTCCTCTATTGCAGTTGGACACCAGTATAAGCACAGG gGTATGATGCATGCACTATTGGCCATCCATAAACAGCACGGAATTCTGGGTTTGTGGAGGGGGGCAAGCGCAGCGGTCCCAAGGGTCAGTGTGGGGTCAGCTGCTCAGCTCTCAACTTTCTCTGCCTCTAAAGAGCTGGTCACTGACCTACAG ATGTTCTCTGAGGGCAGCTGGTTAATAGCACTGAGTGCTGGTATGATCAGCAGTGTAGTAGTTGTATTAGCTATGACTCCTTTTGATGTGGTCAGCACTCGACTCTACAACCAGCCTGTGAATCATCTTGGCAAG GGTGTATTGTACAAAGGTTTCGTGGACTGTTTCTCTAAGACACTGAAGAAGGAAGGAATGACTGGTTTGTATAAAGGACTCGGAGCCTCCTACTTCCGCCTCGGACCTCATACCATCCTTTCTCTGCTTTTCTGGAATGAGCTGCGCACTTTGTACCATAGCAACAGCTAG